In a single window of the Elaeis guineensis isolate ETL-2024a chromosome 4, EG11, whole genome shotgun sequence genome:
- the LOC105043941 gene encoding uncharacterized protein, with product MVLWEITLGTAYFLGLRRTYKLALRIQRRIVGPNHPEIRQFLHRRTRSVFDVAVRVHESIQQRDVEVGRNFGNWILRWLDHVKPSALIRSQPASLPTCSNHIPKHVASSGQTFRYQRPIFQTKYQEGKVRSFFAPWNIHLRSFPTIAMMMQPLRPAGMNGQYRYASHYMPSLSALDYRIDRVQSIFRKDIALWMLRN from the exons ATGGTTTTGTGGGAGATAACGCTGGGAACCGCCTATTTCTTAGGGCTGAGGCGAACCTACAAGCTTGCCCTTAGGATTCAGCGGCGCATCGTCGGCCCCAATCACCCCGAGATCCGCCAATTCCTTCACAG GCGCACACGCAGTGTTTTCGATGTGGCTGTCAGAGTTCACGAAAGCATACAACAGAGAGACGTAGAAGTTGGAAGGAATTTTGGGAACTGGATTCTACGGTGGCTGGACCATGTGAAACCATCAGCGCTGATCCGTTCCCAACCAGCAAGTCTACCAACCTGTAGTAACCACATCCCCAAGCATGTAGCAAGCTCTGGCCAGACTTTTAGATACCAGAGGCCCATATTTCAAACTAAATATCAGGAGGGGAAAGTCCGTTCTTTTTTTGCCCCTTGGAACATTCACCTGAGATCCTTCCCAACTATAGCCATGATGATGCAGCCTCTGAGACCTGCTGGCATGAATGGCCAGTATAGATATGCATCTCATTATATGCCTAGCTTATCAGCATTGGACTACAGAATAGATCGAGTTCAAAGCATTTTCCGCAAGGATATTGCACTGTGGATGCTGCGTAACTAA
- the LOC140856872 gene encoding uncharacterized protein, translated as MQRQSLGSPGAKLQMNGVAGGGDKEERRRSAPGAGAAAAAEEEEEQIKAEKLIRSSSRTERSIHLIPLLTVLCLLLLYLISHDPTPKELEKLGGDARLLFDNAESATEIGRNIGAGIGGVAAIRSHRGLKEARKLRHRKLGRLF; from the exons ATGCAGCGGCAGTCGCTCGGGTCGCCGGGCGCGAAGCTCCAAATGAACGGAGTAGCCGGCGGGGGGGACAAGGAGGAGAGGCGGAGGAGCGCCCCTGGAGCGggagcggcggcggcggcggaggaggaggaggagcagatCAAGGCGGAGAAGCTGATCCGATCGAGCTCCAGGACGGAGAGATCCATCCATCTCATCCCTCTCCTCACCGTTCTCTGTTTGCTCCTCCTCTACCTCATCTCCCACGACCCCACACCCAAAG AATTGGAAAAGCTCGGCGGCGACGCCCGTCTTCTGTTCGACAACG CGGAATCGGCGACGGAGATCGGGCGAAATATCGGGGCGGGGATCGGCGGCGTGGCGGCTATTCGGAGCCATCGGGGGCTGAAGGAGGCGAGGAAGCTCCGGCACCGGAAGCTAGGCAGGTTGTTCTAA